A region from the Candidatus Tenderia electrophaga genome encodes:
- a CDS encoding fructose-bisphosphate aldolase, producing MTNKIQQLVETAHALVAPGKGILAMDESNPTCGKRLASVDVENSEDNRRAYRELLLTAPGLGDYISGAILYDETLRQSASDGTAFPELARERGIIPGIKVDTGAKDLAGHPGEKVTEGLDGLRERLAEYSDLGARFAKWRAVITIGDGIPSRACLEANAHALARYAALCQEAGLVPIVEPEVLLDGDHSIERCFEITRETQNRVFSQLYRQGVELPGIVLKPSMVLPGKDHSKQTTPERVAEETLRCLRNTVPAAVPGVAFLSGGQSDLEATEHLNLMNKQAKKMQLPWRVTFSYARALQHVALTTWRGDKAKLDDAQQALLHRAKCNSAASRGEYNDRLEHELAA from the coding sequence ATGACTAACAAAATCCAGCAATTGGTTGAGACTGCACACGCCTTGGTGGCGCCCGGCAAAGGGATCTTGGCAATGGACGAAAGTAACCCCACCTGTGGCAAGCGCCTCGCCTCTGTGGATGTGGAGAACTCCGAAGACAATCGCCGTGCCTACCGCGAGCTATTGCTCACCGCGCCGGGCCTTGGCGACTATATCAGCGGCGCGATTCTGTACGACGAGACCCTGCGCCAATCGGCATCGGATGGCACTGCTTTTCCAGAATTGGCACGTGAGCGCGGCATCATTCCCGGCATCAAGGTGGATACCGGCGCCAAGGACCTGGCCGGCCACCCCGGTGAAAAAGTCACCGAAGGTCTGGACGGCCTGCGCGAGCGGCTGGCTGAGTACAGTGATCTGGGCGCCCGTTTCGCCAAGTGGCGCGCGGTGATCACCATCGGCGACGGTATACCGAGCCGTGCCTGCTTGGAGGCCAATGCCCACGCCCTGGCGCGCTATGCTGCCTTGTGCCAGGAAGCCGGTTTAGTCCCGATAGTTGAACCGGAGGTCTTGTTGGACGGTGATCACAGCATAGAGCGCTGCTTCGAGATTACGCGTGAAACACAGAACCGTGTGTTTTCTCAGTTGTATCGCCAGGGCGTGGAACTGCCCGGTATTGTCCTCAAACCCAGCATGGTGCTGCCGGGTAAGGACCATTCCAAGCAGACGACACCCGAACGGGTGGCCGAAGAGACCCTGCGCTGCCTGCGCAATACCGTACCGGCGGCGGTGCCGGGGGTGGCCTTTTTGTCCGGTGGACAAAGCGACCTCGAGGCCACCGAGCACCTGAATTTGATGAACAAGCAGGCCAAGAAGATGCAGCTGCCGTGGCGGGTGACATTCTCTTATGCGCGCGCCCTGCAGCATGTCGCCCTTACCACCTGGCGTGGCGATAAGGCCAAGCTTGACGACGCCCAGCAGGCCTTGTTGCATCGGGCCAAGTGCAATAGTGCGGCCAGCCGGGGTGAATACAACGATCGTTTGGAGCACGAACTGGCGGCATAG